A section of the Desulfitibacter sp. BRH_c19 genome encodes:
- a CDS encoding trimethylamine methyltransferase, which yields MKRNLHAGRNSFIGCGINLFSDEDLEMIHDATLEVLEVAGLYVQSNDAMDIYEGGGCIVDRKEQIVKIPAHIVEEAIVSAPKKVLLAGRDPKHDIVMESGRVNFCPFGEGIMVIDPYTGEYRKSTKADKGNVARLVDALDQYDMLENTVAPRDVHPEMESLHNYEVTISNTTKHVPQPCHDKRSAQLLIEMAAAVAGGKEKLKDRPIVSGCTCPQSPLTISEGCADPIIEYAKANLPQNILSMALAGATSPVTLAGTLVTHNAEVLGGIVLAQLTRKGAPVMYGSSTSMIDLKLSTASVGCPELGLISAAVAKLARFYLLPSYVAGT from the coding sequence ATGAAAAGAAACTTGCATGCAGGCAGAAATTCATTTATTGGTTGTGGTATTAACCTCTTTAGTGATGAGGATTTAGAGATGATTCATGATGCCACACTAGAAGTACTCGAAGTTGCCGGATTATATGTTCAGAGCAATGATGCTATGGATATCTATGAAGGTGGAGGGTGTATTGTCGATAGGAAAGAACAAATTGTTAAAATCCCCGCTCATATCGTGGAGGAAGCAATAGTTTCAGCTCCTAAAAAGGTGCTTCTAGCCGGAAGGGATCCTAAACATGATATTGTGATGGAAAGCGGCAGAGTTAATTTTTGTCCATTTGGAGAAGGAATTATGGTGATTGATCCTTATACTGGAGAGTATCGAAAATCTACCAAAGCAGACAAAGGAAATGTTGCGAGACTAGTTGATGCCCTGGACCAATATGATATGTTGGAGAATACTGTTGCTCCCCGGGATGTGCATCCAGAAATGGAAAGCTTGCATAATTATGAAGTGACAATTTCAAATACCACAAAACATGTTCCGCAGCCTTGTCATGATAAGCGTTCTGCTCAACTGCTGATAGAAATGGCTGCAGCGGTAGCAGGTGGGAAAGAAAAACTTAAGGACAGGCCTATTGTTTCTGGCTGTACTTGTCCACAAAGCCCATTAACAATTTCGGAAGGGTGCGCTGACCCAATTATTGAATATGCAAAAGCCAATTTACCACAGAATATTTTATCTATGGCTTTAGCAGGTGCTACTTCCCCGGTGACTTTGGCGGGTACATTAGTAACTCATAATGCTGAGGTGCTAGGTGGGATTGTTTTGGCCCAGTTGACGAGGAAAGGGGCACCTGTAATGTACGGTAGCTCTACCTCAATGATTGATTTAAAACTAAGCACAGCCTCGGTAGGTTGCCCGGAACTTGGACTGATAAGTGCAGCCGTGGCTAAGTTGGCTCGATTTTACTTGCTACCCAGCTATGTAGCTGGTACATAG
- a CDS encoding trimethylamine methyltransferase, translated as MIYGGGMLEMGLTMSFGQLVMDNEFIAMTRKVLEGIPVNDETLAVDVIKSVGARGHFLAEEHTIKHMRKLSQTKIMDRRMRQFWTEKGSKDLATTCDERAREILETHKPDPLPDHVHKKLLSIIKEREEELGING; from the coding sequence ATGATTTACGGTGGGGGCATGTTGGAGATGGGTCTTACCATGAGTTTCGGTCAATTAGTAATGGATAATGAGTTTATTGCAATGACGAGAAAGGTATTGGAAGGAATTCCAGTCAATGATGAGACTTTGGCAGTGGATGTGATCAAAAGTGTAGGTGCACGAGGACACTTCCTGGCCGAGGAGCATACTATAAAACACATGAGGAAATTATCGCAAACTAAGATCATGGACCGCAGGATGCGCCAGTTTTGGACAGAGAAAGGTTCTAAAGATTTGGCAACCACCTGTGATGAAAGGGCAAGGGAAATACTAGAGACGCATAAACCAGATCCATTGCCGGATCATGTCCATAAGAAACTTCTCTCTATTATTAAAGAAAGAGAAGAGGAGTTGGGAATTAATGGGTAA
- a CDS encoding dimethylamine methyltransferase has product MGSGDPFGNEATQEVAVGMGGIRTAGDLVLRLQLAKGMKITEAKKYVAQKLGITPFELSDCSIMREIREELDIGYPMPNHGAAKGIEAKIRIASVLGIKINSVERFKRKTDLK; this is encoded by the coding sequence GTGGGTTCCGGAGATCCATTTGGAAATGAAGCGACTCAAGAAGTAGCCGTTGGCATGGGCGGAATTCGTACTGCCGGAGATCTGGTATTACGTCTGCAACTGGCCAAAGGTATGAAGATAACAGAAGCTAAAAAATATGTGGCCCAAAAGTTAGGCATAACGCCATTTGAATTGAGTGACTGCTCAATAATGCGGGAAATACGCGAGGAATTGGATATAGGATATCCTATGCCAAACCATGGGGCAGCTAAGGGAATTGAAGCTAAGATTCGGATTGCTAGTGTGCTTGGCATCAAAATCAATTCTGTGGAAAGATTTAAGAGAAAAACGGATTTAAAATAG